A single window of Streptomyces griseoviridis DNA harbors:
- a CDS encoding methyltransferase domain-containing protein, with product MSIPGSFDGSVVQDAKSQQRISGGEVQDLDLEKVDGELSASLASWSFGGTVYRSFDEHITRSVPMYSECHELILSLSDFFVRPDSIVYELGSATGVLTAQLAQRHASKLRRIIGIDIEQSMVTEAERRYGNPSVVQFVEADVRSYKFEPSDFVVSYYTLQFLRPEERHHVIKAVCEKMARGGAFVLFEKVRERDGRLQDLVDQLYADYKLGNGFEPTEILAKTRSLRSVLEPSTSAENIAALREAGFSVVGLIHKGLCFEGYLAIK from the coding sequence GTGAGCATTCCGGGAAGTTTCGATGGCAGTGTCGTCCAGGACGCAAAAAGCCAGCAAAGGATATCGGGCGGAGAGGTTCAGGACCTTGACCTCGAGAAGGTGGACGGAGAATTATCTGCCAGCCTCGCGTCATGGAGCTTCGGCGGTACGGTCTATCGCAGTTTCGACGAACACATCACGCGCAGCGTACCGATGTACTCGGAATGTCATGAGCTGATCCTCTCGCTGTCGGACTTCTTCGTCCGTCCGGACAGTATCGTCTACGAGCTGGGCAGTGCCACAGGCGTTCTCACAGCTCAGCTGGCCCAGCGCCACGCCAGCAAGCTGCGCCGCATCATCGGGATCGACATCGAGCAGTCGATGGTGACCGAGGCTGAGCGGCGGTACGGGAATCCCTCTGTCGTCCAGTTCGTCGAGGCCGACGTCAGGTCGTACAAGTTCGAACCCAGCGACTTCGTGGTCTCGTACTACACCCTGCAATTCCTGCGTCCCGAGGAACGCCACCACGTCATCAAAGCAGTGTGCGAAAAGATGGCCCGCGGCGGCGCCTTCGTCCTGTTCGAGAAAGTGCGGGAACGGGATGGCAGACTCCAGGATCTAGTGGATCAGCTGTATGCGGACTACAAGCTCGGCAACGGATTCGAGCCGACGGAGATTCTCGCCAAGACGAGAAGTCTGCGATCCGTCCTGGAGCCCTCCACATCCGCGGAGAACATCGCGGCGCTCCGGGAGGCGGGATTCAGCGTGGTCGGCCTGATACATAAGGGCCTCTGCTTCGAAGGATACCTGGCCATCAAATAG
- a CDS encoding class I SAM-dependent methyltransferase — protein sequence MVDDWLTNTRIETEAELLNSFRKNSTDASEAPSGFDEQWAKQYADRYANRENNEEVVNFLLKYGGSDGTYLDLCCGVGRIAVPLASRGVGVTGVDNAPAMLEVMTERARSASVSVAAILQDCTEVALDETFSLAYVTFNSLFQVGDSAAQEAMLTSAARLLEPGGGLVVEAFVPHPPASSTLQGPIATHVSGSRLETTARNWVLEEQVLWVQRMIVETPGNVRLRSLRFHYQSPAQLDALAERAGFERVAEYTDWSERPLTDDSNNRIAVYRLRSDSPD from the coding sequence ATGGTGGACGACTGGCTTACTAATACCCGAATCGAGACAGAGGCTGAGCTCTTGAACTCATTCCGGAAAAACAGTACAGACGCCAGTGAAGCGCCGAGCGGATTCGATGAGCAATGGGCAAAGCAATATGCCGACCGCTATGCGAACCGTGAAAACAATGAAGAAGTCGTCAATTTTCTGCTGAAGTATGGGGGATCCGACGGGACCTACCTCGACCTGTGCTGCGGAGTCGGGCGGATCGCGGTGCCGCTGGCCTCCCGCGGCGTCGGCGTGACGGGAGTGGACAACGCCCCGGCCATGCTGGAGGTCATGACCGAGCGGGCGCGTTCCGCCTCGGTGTCAGTCGCCGCCATCCTCCAGGACTGCACCGAGGTGGCGCTGGACGAGACCTTCTCGCTCGCCTATGTCACCTTCAACTCTCTCTTCCAGGTGGGCGATTCAGCTGCCCAGGAGGCCATGCTGACCAGCGCCGCCCGGCTGCTGGAGCCCGGCGGCGGCCTGGTGGTCGAGGCGTTCGTCCCGCATCCGCCGGCCTCCTCGACGCTCCAGGGTCCCATCGCAACGCATGTCTCCGGCAGTCGGCTGGAGACGACGGCCAGGAACTGGGTCCTGGAGGAGCAGGTGCTGTGGGTGCAGCGGATGATCGTCGAAACGCCCGGAAACGTCCGGCTCAGGTCGCTCCGCTTCCACTACCAATCCCCGGCACAGCTCGACGCTCTGGCCGAGCGGGCCGGCTTCGAGCGGGTCGCGGAGTACACCGACTGGAGCGAGCGTCCCCTCACCGACGACAGCAACAACCGCATCGCCGTCTATCGGCTGCGTAGCGATTCCCCCGACTGA